Proteins co-encoded in one Theileria equi strain WA chromosome 3, complete sequence genomic window:
- a CDS encoding hypothetical protein (encoded by transcript BEWA_010020A), producing the protein MGTQDNSDNIESQDIAPGRMTSSDLADYLQNFLSKNPQILRKVLVIHQQSIAEINDHDYSLDPEIEEIIKQITQSQNILYDVGFMELKELLISICVNWRPIPRSPIEIMLLERHYDGTVLKYHEIISNILSYLDTKSIITFSLCSQATLYATTTHINKILYNLPFNKAPISTNIKFWKQAIDFFFNHAVTLVSIDRNKHSSVIKQLNINKSLFPITPEATKSHIYTTFDYLQPHYIVYCNHNIPMSHTSSVSNSLDCNNKASTQLIKLSDFVLEYKQRIQIKDDSLVWGFHSEQITVDYVCLLLKTVSRKSVLIIYSAL; encoded by the exons ATGGGAACCCAAGATAACAGTGATAATATCGAATCTCAGGACATAGCACCTGGAAGGATGACTAGTTCAGACTTAGCTGATTATTTACAGAattttttatcaaaaaATCCTCAGATACTGCGCAAAGTGTTAGTTATACACCAACAATCAATTGCAGAGATAAATGATCATGATTACTCCCTTGATCCGGAAATAGAAGAGATAATAAAACAAATCACacaatctcaaaatatatTATACGATGTTGGATTTATGGAATTGAAAGAACTGCTAATTTCAATTTGTG TTAATTGGAGACCCATACCACGATCACCCATTGAAATTATGCTTTTGGAAAGGCACTATGACGGAACGGTACTAAAATACCATGAGATCATATCAAATATCCTATCCTATCTAGATACAAAATCAATTATAACATTTTCTCTATGTTCTCAGGCAACGCTTTATGCGACAACAACACACATTAATAAAATCCTTTACAATTTACCATTTAATAAAGCTCCAATATCTACAAAcataaaatttt GGAAACAAGCAATTGATTTTTTCTTTAATCATGCTGTTACATTGGTTTCAATTGACAGGAATAAACATAGTTCTGTTATAAAACAATTGAACATCAACAAATCATTATTTCCTATAACGCCTGAGGCCACAAAGTCACATATTTATACAACGTTTGATTATTTACAACCTCATTATATCGTATATTGTAACCATAATATTCCAATGTCACACACATCTTCTGTATCAAA TTCACTCGACTGTAATAATAAGGCTAGCACGCAGCTCATTAAACTCTCAGATTTTGTTCTAGAGTATAAGCAACGCATACAAATAAAGGATGATTCATTAGTTTGGGGGTTCCATTCCGAACAAATCACTGTTGACTATGTTTGTCTTCTTCTAAAGACGGTGAGCAGAAAATCGGTGTTAATAATCTATTCAGCTCTTTAG
- a CDS encoding hypothetical protein (encoded by transcript BEWA_010030A), whose amino-acid sequence MYDSHTDKSTFGSFGNTFANTTQNLNSDKNSEIFYQTDLIRADNDDNGSPRLNEWYDVGSKHLFSARDKNSPSQTNYSENSINTQEYTTLSLNTECNSQYELNTVNNKDQHSDGDNTSSLGLIATPNISFSGYDSILDPINTKLVDLGSFVYDSTTTGNCTESIRNGFYIDDNDELFYVSNNLVESIPNKIICNFLDAVTSDEIFNDSEDWGIDRSIYTRYSRSGFFADCYNADMFYHGEYLNNLGMKYFAECRMPLTFCIIMTDRHVRKNEVQTGIVPLAINLLDRFMAKQTNPIAKIIAQVYSKINEPCEQLKKMIGTSFTSDDVNTGLNLDLSLNERDFNSEQFGIDLVDQEYDIKNIEKCHWRDDLLLLKVELVYNFITAACYFIADRYNGLANISVKTLLNHWISSCKVFTKTKNSSRFIINNKEKSLSIIMSLMFEIYNALDYKVTVPFVSYMVQNLIISSNDVPYSQNPRQHNNYQIIGLILSRIALIDDTFHRFTSSIISLSIYTLVRKLAIHDGVVSDEGNTWLIVDESNLDIKECTTLLAKTLFQFVNTEILDVLVQPIVIRDGNEDLFNFILQGDVKHIDMDNIRQISKILSS is encoded by the coding sequence atGTACGATTCACACACAGACAAATCAACTTTTGGCTCCTTTGGAAATACATTTGCTAACACAACACAAAATCTTAACTCTGACAAAAACTCTGAAATTTTTTATCAAACAGACTTAATAAGAGCCgataatgatgataatggatCTCCTAGACTCAATGAATGGTATGATGTAGGATCGAAACATTTATTTTCTGCCAGAGATAAAAATAGTCCATCTCAAACCAACTACTCAGAGAATTCTATAAACACACAGGAATATACAACGCTATCATTAAATACAGAATGTAATAGTCAATATGAGCTTAATACAGTGAATAACAAAGACCAACATTCGGATGGTGATAACACAAGTTCTTTAGGATTAATTGCTACACCAAATATTTCATTTTCAGGATATGACAGTATACTAGATCCTATAAATACAAAGCTCGTGGATTTGGGTAGCTTTGTATATGATTCTACCACTACTGGTAATTGTACTGAGAGTATTAGAAACGGATTCTATATAGATGATAACGATGAACTATTTTATGTTTCTAATAATTTGGTAGAATCAATTCcaaacaaaattatatGCAACTTTTTAGATGCAGTTACTTCAGACGAGATTTTTAATGATTCTGAGGATTGGGGTATTGATCGATCTATATATACAAGATATTCTAGATCTGGTTTTTTTGCAGATTGTTACAATGCTGACATGTTTTATCACGGAGAATATTTGAACAATTTGGGTATGAAATATTTTGCTGAGTGCAGAATGCCTCTAACATTTTGCATCATAATGACAGATAGACACGTTCGCAAAAACGAAGTACAAACAGGAATTGTACCATTAGCCATAAATTTATTGGATAGGTTCATGGCAAAACAAACAAATCCAATAGCAAAAATTATAGCCCAAGTCTATTCAAAAATTAATGAACCTTGTGAGCAATTGAAAAAAATGATAGGCACATCTTTTACATCAGATGATGTGAATACAGGATTAAACCTTGATTTATCATTGAATGAAAGAGACTTTAATTCTGAACAATTTGGAATAGATTTGGTGGATCAAGAATATGATATTAAAAACATAGAAAAATGTCACTGGAGAGACGATTTACTATTACTAAAGGTAGAACTCGTGTACAATTTTATTACAGCAGCTTGTTATTTCATAGCAGACAGATATAATGGACTTGCAAACATATCTGTAAAAACCTTACTGAATCATTGGATTTCATCATGTAAAGTTTTTACAAAGACAAAGAATTCATCGCGTTTCATAATAAACAATAAAGAAAAGTCTCTTTCAATCATAATGTCACTAATGTTCGAAATTTATAATGCATTGGATTACAAAGTTACAGTACCATTTGTATCATACATGGTGCAAAACCTCATTATATCTTCTAATGACGTACCATATTCCCAGAATCCAAGACAGCATAACAATTACCAAATTATTGGATTGATATTATCGCGTATCGCACTTATAGATGACACATTCCATCGGTTTACATCATCGATCATTTCATTATCTATTTATACCCTAGTACGCAAATTGGCCATTCATGACGGTGTCGTTTCTGACGAGGGGAATACCTGGCTTATTGTTGACGAGTCTAATTTGGATATTAAAGAATGCACTACTCTTTTGGCAAAAACCCTATTCCAATTTGTAAACACAGAGATACTTGATGTTCTTGTGCAACCTATTGTTATAAGAGATGGTAATGAGGATTTGTTCAATTTCATTCTTCAAGGTGATGTCAAACACATAGACATGGATAACATACGtcaaatttccaaaatactTTCAAGCTAA
- a CDS encoding 40S ribosomal protein, putative (encoded by transcript BEWA_010040A), producing the protein MAPQQTPVKLSPDEDSIRMMLTAKVHIGTKNVENKMRKYVYSRTQEGVHLINLAHTLEKMKIAARAIVTISNPEEVVVVSARPYGSRAVLKFSHYVGSQPIAGRWIPGTLTNQITQKFIEPRLLIATDPRTDAQALKESSYVSLPVIALCDTDSPLQYVDIAIPCNNKGKESIALMYWLLAREVLYLRDQIKRWLPWEVIVDTFFWRDPEQFELKNTADESVAAQEDSEVINARGSVMTAPIDVEWSAVGAAQGSSDWKVMNAGHEEWGSFVDSRGHWQ; encoded by the exons ATGGCTCCTCAACAAACTCCAGTGAAGTTGAGTCCCGATGAGGACAGCATTAGAATGATGCTAACAGCGAAG GTGCATATTGGCACAAAGAATGTTGAAAATAAAATGCGCAAGTATGTTTATAGCCGTACCCAGGAGGGTGTTCATCTGATAAATTTGGCCCATACTCTtgagaagatgaaaatagCTGCTAGAGCCATTGTTACCATTTCAAACCCAGAAGAAGTTGTAGTTGTATCGGCTAGGCCTTATGGTAGTCGTGCGGTTTTGAAGTTTTCACACTATGTAGGATCCCAACCAATTGCTGGTCGTTGGATTCCTGGAACTTTGACAAATCAAATAACCCAGAAATTTATTGAACCACGTCTTCTCATTGCCACTGATCCTAGGACAGATGCGCAGGCTTTGAAAGAATCATCATATGTAAGTCTCCCAGTTATTGCGCTATGTGATACCGATTCACCTCTTCAATACGTTGATATTGCTATACCATGTAACAACAAGGGAAAGGAATCAATTGCTCTCATGTACTGGTTATTGGCTAGGGAGGTTCTTTATCTAAGAGATCAAATTAAGAGATGGTTGCCGTGGGAGGTCATTGTTGACACATTTTTCTGGAGAGATCCAGAGCAATTTGAGCTTAAGAATACCGCCGATGAATCTGTCGCAGCACAGGAAGATTCCGAAGTTATCAATGCTAGGGGGTCTGTAATGACAGCCCCTATTGATGTCGAGTGGAGCGCTGTAGGTGCAGCCCAGGGTTCATCCGATTGGAAAGTTATGAATGCTGGCCATGAAGAATGGGGATCCTTCGTTGATTCTAGGGGCCATTGGCAATAG
- a CDS encoding protein phosphatase inhibitor domain-containing protein (encoded by transcript BEWA_010050A) codes for MGTITTTAIANLNNSNSYTENGSSTITTIDIECKFTENDEAKSVTWDPNTIDNEHMNKKSSKCCCIFTGKKGHNCDSSSDDEGCEKTERNSKEK; via the exons ATGGGAACGATAACTACAACAGCCATCGCTAACTTAAACAATTCTAACTCTTACACTGAGAATGGCTCTAGTACGATAACAACAATAGATATAGAATGCAAATTCACAGAAAATGACGAAGCAAAGTCCGTCACATGGGATCCTAATACTATAGATAACGAGCATATGAATAAAAAGAGTAGTAAGTGTTGTTGTATCTTCACGGGGAAAAAAGGACACAACTGTGATTCCAGTTCAG ATGACGAGGGTTGTGAGAAGACAGAACGTAATTCTAAGGAAAAGTAA
- a CDS encoding hypothetical protein (encoded by transcript BEWA_010060A): protein MALISKTRVLNNRGVGALGTYRDLSSFEYAAPPHLQHVIVPVEKYVGVKSELSPDCRSVFMHMSDPLKFLNGDASYVPHVTVDDITPKGKVLRGTGLHGPERTDVMRLVLFNRLKSRQLQRIVPSDREAQNDSYFFIASSWLFGSFILGSYLISTPREYAIKHEHFPWVPARTDGTRGPGVHTWFTN from the exons ATGGCTTTAATATCAAAAACTAGGGTATTAAACAATAGAGGTGTAGGAGCTTTAG GTACATATCGTGATTTGAGTTCTTTTGAATATGCCGCGCCTCCACATCTTCAACATGTAATAGTACCAGTGGAAAAATATGTGGGTGTTAAAAGTGAACTAAGTCCAGACTGTAGATCTGTATTCATGCATATGTCGGATCCGCTAAAGTTTCTCAATGGAGACGCCTCATACGTTCCACATGTTACTGTTGACGATATAACCCCAAAAGGAAAAGTCTTACGTGGAACAGGTCTTCATGGACCAGAAAGAACTGATGTTATGCGACTAGTGCTATTTAATCGTTTGAAATCCAGACAACTGCAACGTATCGTTCCAAGTGATAGGGAGGCTCAGAATGATTCTTACTTTTTTATTGCATCATCATGGTTATTTGGATCGTTTATATTAGGTTCATATCTCATAAGTACACCTAGAGAATACGCCATTAAGCATGAGCACTTCCCTTGGGTCCCTGCAAGAACCGACGGTACCAGGGGTCCGGGAGTTCACACCTGGTTTACTAATTAG
- a CDS encoding hypothetical protein (encoded by transcript BEWA_010070A), whose amino-acid sequence MFSLISRLKKQKEEEKEKHKQNEETAKIYAEYVKSFDGSPSTTAPMFIKSNLYDPSTRAADHSVKEAFSFDSENNNHTSYNQAGDPSTTYLSQIEKKDVETFKKKKPGKIREIDSFIEEIKEKQRILDQNKELNKQYFRAFENEKYMVNKNVSTANVLEYLNFETFKFTDFKRCKY is encoded by the exons ATGTTTTCTTTAATTTCTCGCCTTAAAAAAcagaaagaagaagaaaaagaaaaacaCAAG CAAAATGAGGAAACTGCAAAAATTTATGCCGAATATGTCAAATCATTTGATGGAAGCCCATCTACAACGGCTCCTATGTTTATAAAGAGCAATTTATACGATCCTTCTACTAGAGCTGCTGATCATTCAGTCAAAGAAGCTTTTTCATTCGACTCAGAG AATAATAACCATACATCTTATAATCAAGCTGGTGATCCATCTACAACATATCTATCGCAAATTGAGAAAAAGGACGTTGAAACATTTAAAAAAAAAAAACCTGGGAAAATCCGTGAGATCGATTCATTCATTGAAG AAATAAAAGAAAAACAACGTATTTTGGACCAAAACAAAGAATTGAATAAGCAATACTTTCGTGCCTTTG agaatgaaaaatataTGGTCAACAAAAACGTTTCAACTGCAAACGTATTGGAATATTTGAACTTTGAAACATTTAAATTCACAGATTTTAAGCGATGCAAATACTGA
- a CDS encoding hypothetical protein (encoded by transcript BEWA_010080A), translating into MQIIDMMATYVAEYGQNFEQMIMSRESPNGLFAFLFERFSSDHIYYRWRVYSIIQGDSLDNWEKIPFKIFKSGLMYNPPSNYIKNKKSNRISEMIPHRFNTYSHFKTFSRINQSGYSPLSFDKREKLEFLLKNSSLRRSDICNAMIYIINHSESAYEITDIIISHILEDASDINAKVV; encoded by the exons ATGCAAATAATCGATATGATGGCAACATATGTGGCTGAA TATGGTCAAAATTTTGAACAAATGATCATGAGCAGAGAGTCACCTAACG GTCTATTTGCATTTCTATTCGAGAGGTTTTCGTCAGATCATATTTATTATAG ATGGCGTGTCTATTCCATCATACAAGGTGACTCGCTTGATAATTGGGAGAAAATACCCTTCAAGATCTTTAAATCTGGCTTAATGTATAATCCTCCCTCAAATTATATCAAAAACAA AAAATCCAATAGGATTTCAGAGATGATTCCACATAGGTTCAACACATATTCTCATTTTAAGACATTTAGTCGTATAAATCAAAGTGGATATTCACCATTGTCATTCGACAAACGTGAAAAGTTGGAATTTTTACTGAAGAATTCCTCATTACGCAGAAGTGATATATGCAATGCAATGatttacattataaatCACAGTGAATCTGCCTATGAAATCACGGATATAATCATATCGCATATATTAGAAGATGCTTCCGATATAAATGCTAAGGTTGTTTGA
- a CDS encoding hypothetical protein (encoded by transcript BEWA_010090A) translates to MNLKDLKTLALQRGLLITPFDRESIVIRLILYDIYWSEKFETKDTLEKSNTSDHEEEDDYDYYNFEKESELVPEPRVVEYPPQDLIVNQDLPTENAEEPVPESTSPDETYKEHAESIESNDEIDIFAV, encoded by the exons ATGAATCTGAAAGATTTGAAAACACTTGCTCTCCAACGTGGCTTATTGATCACTCCTTTTGATCGAGAATCAATTGTAATACGATTGATTCTATATGACATATATTGGTCTGAAAAG TTTGAAACTAAAGATACATTGGAAAAATCGAATACGAGTGAtcatgaagaagaggatgatTATGATTATTACAATTTTGAAAAAGAATCAGAACTTGTCCCGGAACCACGAGTTGTAGAATATCCCCCGCAAGATCTTATAGTAAATCAGGACCTACCTACCGAAAATGCTGAGGAACCAGTTCCAGAATCCACAAGTCCGGACGAAACCTACAAGGAACACGCAGAAAGTATTGAATCAAACGATGAAATAGACATATTTGCAGTGTAA
- a CDS encoding ribosomal protein S27, putative (encoded by transcript BEWA_010100A), whose amino-acid sequence MESVNVSIGHALVKAFDGQTVVCDIAGHETIFDLKKKLCKLFNLDEFLSQSLLLNLSEPNDDTTVVDLLDEDGVVSLHHHIDLSGGAKKRKKKQYTTPKKIKHKKKKVKLAVLKFYKVEGDKVVRLLKECPSESCGSGVFMGSHHNRSYCGRCGLTYILNSAQE is encoded by the coding sequence ATGGAAAGCGTTAATGTGTCTATTGGGCATGCCCTCGTCAAGGCCTTTGACGGCCAAACCGTTGTTTGTGATATTGCCGGTCATGAAACAATATTTGATTTGAAGAAAAAATTGTGCAAATTGTTCAATTTGGATGAGTTCTTGAGTCAGTCATTGTTGTTAAATCTCTCCGAGCCAAATGATGACACCACAGTTGTCGATTTGCTGGACGAAGATGGTGTAGTATCTCTTCATCATCACATAGATCTTTCTGGTGGTGCTAAGAAACGCAAGAAGAAGCAATACACCACTCCAAAGAAGATCAAACATAAGAAGAAGAAGGTTAAGCTCGCTGTTTTGAAGTTCTACAAGGTTGAAGGAGACAAGGTTGTAAGACTTCTTAAGGAATGTCCATCCGAGTCCTGCGGTAGCGGTGTTTTCATGGGATCACATCATAACCGTTCATACTGCGGTAGATGTGGACTCACATACATTCTTAACAGTGCCCAAGAGTAA
- a CDS encoding hypothetical protein (encoded by transcript BEWA_010110A), with the protein MTDYWVSTKRHYCEVCKCWVAGNTISIKKHEATPRHISSLRNKMIESHKKQITRQKHDDFVQDELKRLNAITVDNYKNLEHIQPTTSQGISFLPGPHLRPSIGIEEEKKKISESISRKLSGVNEPEHADISVSKSRWAAFIDSNDGTLTYYNKFTGIKTKTRPIDFDGTLPISSTSLTSNWTLKYDPIRKNNYYYNSETKEVRWIDENSNAIQHFDKDLDKYNVENPKNSKPQTHTNDLSKPNVKIKTEIDDTLKRSNESVANLLNSNSNETNKKVKNEMAIRDNQHVQQLAPLIGDWKIVEPKDSEFSHSIEYLGSYCTSSDTKNENQDNEDSVDQYSSINVDDLKLIKKPTYTKRNKLALDGSEDFVVIPFAKRKLFKRKNTIDN; encoded by the exons ATGACGGATTACTGGGTTTCAACAAAAAGGCATTATTGCGAAGTTTGCAAGTGCTGGGTTGCCGGTAATACAATC AGTATTAAAAAGCATGAGGCGACACCAAGGCATATTTCGTCTCTCAGAAATAAGATGATTGAATCGCATAAGAAACAAATAACCAGACAGAAGCACGATGATTTCGTGCAAGATGAACTCAAACGATTAAATGCCATTACAGTAGATAActacaaaaatttggaacATATACAACCAACGACATCCCAAGGGATCTCATTTCTACCCGGACCTCACCTTCGCCCTTCGATTGGAattgaagaagagaagaaaaaaataTCGGAATCTATAAGTAGGAAACTATCTGGTGTAAATGAACCTGAGCATGCGGACATAAGCGTGTCTAAATCAA GATGGGCTGCTTTCATTGATAGTAACGATGGTACCTTAACATATTATAACAAGTTCACTGGTATAAAAACCAAAACACGTCCAATAGATTTTGACGGAACGCTTCCTATATCATCTACTTCACTTACATCTA ATTGGACTCTTAAATATGACCCTATAAGAAAGAACAATTATTACTATAATAGCGAAACAAAAGAAGTGAGATGGATCGATGAAAATTCAAACGCAATCCAACATTTTGATAAGGATCTGGACAAATATAATGTggaaaatccaaagaatAGCAAACCACAAACCCACACAAATGATCTTAGCAAGCCgaatgtaaaaataaaaacaGAAATTGATGATACGTTGAAAAGGTCTAATGAATCTGTGGCTAATCTCTTAAATAGCAATAGCAATGAAACTAATaaaaaagttaaaaatgAGATGGCGATTAGAGATAATCAACATGTTCAACAATTAGCACCGTTAATTGGAGATTGGAAAATTGTAGAACCTAAAGACAGTGAATTTTCTCATTCTATAGAGTATTTAGGATCCTATTGTACGTCCTCTGATACAAAAAATG AGAACCAAGACAATGAAGATTCAGTGGACCAATATTCATCAATCAATGTTGATGATTTAAAACTGATCAAAAAACCTACATATACAAAGAGAAATAAG TTAGCATTGGATGGTAGTGAAGATTTTGTAGTAATTCCATTCGCCAAACGAAAATTGTTTAAGAGGAAAAATACTATTGATAACTAA
- a CDS encoding hypothetical protein (encoded by transcript BEWA_010120A), whose amino-acid sequence MDKIENRLSSLKALSSRKPLGSRPTYLYKNVLSKVYVEERRNSIGGHTFKRINELITAKHSGFTPSNLLFVLKSLEKNVYCDKTLTFNIYKVILEKIIYFSPSQIIELLDCIDNWLIFSFLGAENMDFRKIQKGAVIDVAIDTNRYSDNTTIDVMGNSRLVEIGAFQSEIISKIIDFYTNKQKISMADIKDKNYLIIQGKCLKTMLKLDSMEKINWKDSLLLSNNTLNTLLALIHKSQDEISITNETFLTEMVNYINILIDVLSLKSIEETLNLLTFISNDFPLEETFNSELLLTNEILISMSYNLKKLYLTGDIQTLNFVVNHTLKTIKKCRSINLYFSRKNLTLISEMVSLYNELSNIVCTLISSCPFERLICLYGSILRLNFKIVHVGRYLSGISKVCSNSNDEVNNKVMEASIQFIRYFGIV is encoded by the exons aTGGACAAAATCGAAAATAGACTTTCTTCACTCAAAGCTCTGAGTTCTAGGAAACCTTTAGGATCTAGACCAACATATCTATACAAAAACGTGTTATCAAAAGTATACGTAGAAGAAAGAAGGAATTCTATCGGAG GTCATACATTTAAACGCATAAACGAGTTGATAACTGCAAAACATAGTGGATTCACACCATCAAATTTATTATTTGTCTTAAAATCATTAGAGAAAAATGTTTATTGCGACAAGACACTTACTTTTAATATCTACAAGGTgattttggagaaaataatTTACTTTTCCCCGAGTCAAATTATAGAATTACTCGACTGTATTGATAATTGGCTCATATTTTCCTTTTTAGGTGCAGAAAATATGGATTTCAGGAAAATACAAAAGGGAGCAGTAATAGATGTAGCAATCGATACAAATCGTTACAGCGATAATACTACAATTGATGTTATGGGAAACTCACGTTTAGTGGAAATCGGTGCATTTCAATCAGAAATTATATCTAAAATCATAGACTTCTACACCAACAAACAGAAAATATCTATGGCAGATATCAAAGACAAGAACTATCTTATTATACAAGGAAAATGTCTAAAAACTATGCTAAAGTTGGATTCTATGGAAAAAATTAACTGGAAGGATTCATTACTCCTATCAAACAACACATTGAACACGCTATTAGCTCTGATACATAAATCTCAAGATGAAATTTCCATAACTAATGAGACATTTTTGACAGAAATGGTGAATTATATCAATATTTTAATTGACGTTCTATCACTAAAAAGTATTGAAGAAACTCTAAATCTGTTAACATTCATTTCTAATGATTTTCCTCTTGAGGAGACCTTTAATTCGGAGCTTTTGTTAACGAatgaaattttaatttctaTGAGTTATAACTTGAAAAAATTGTATTTGACTGGTGATATCCAAACATTAAATTTCGTTGTAAATCACACTCTTAAAACTATTAAAAAATGCAGATcgataaatttatatttctcACGCAAAAATTTAACTCTAATCAGTGAAATGGTGTCATTGTATAATGAATTGTCAAATATAGTTTGCACACTAATATCCAGCTGTCCATTTGAAAGATTAATTTGTCTTTATGGTTCAATACTAAG ATTgaactttaaaattgttCATGTCGGACGTTATTTGTCAGGAATTTCTAAAGTATGTTCGAATTCTAACGACGAAGTTAATAATAAGGTCATGGAAGCTTCTATTCAATTTATAAGGTATTTTGGAATCGTATAA
- a CDS encoding hypothetical protein (encoded by transcript BEWA_010130A), with product MSKKHLLKKTIDIIKRVDIQKSPWIKLERIFYKNSGNNSGFHDNDFNISEAQKCNEDGSPILIDKTIRYWDVYSRNIDQSAKVHSATAIAFAFKKS from the exons ATGTCCAAGAAACATCTATTAAAGAAAACAATTGATATTATTAAAAGAGTTGACATACAAAAGTCACCTTGGATAAAATTAGAgagaatattttacaagaaCTCAGGAAATAATTCAGGATTCCATGATAATG ATTTCAACATCTCTGAGGCGCAAAAGTGCAACGAAGATGGTTCACCCATTCTTATAGACAAAACTATTCGTTATTGGGATGTTTATAGTAGAAATATTGACCAAAGTGCAAAGGTTCATTCAGCTACGGCTATAGCTTTCGCTTTCAAAAAAAGTTAG